The uncultured Trichococcus sp. DNA segment TATTTGTTAAACTGTTCGGGACAGTTCGTAACCATCCTGTCGTTAAATAAAACTAGGGAAATAGAATCATGCAATCAAAACGCAGGAATGTTTTTTGAGATGGCTTGTTATCCTTAGATACAACCTTCTCGGCATCCGTGCGTCTTTTTTTGTGCCTATTCTTGTAAGGCGTTGAATAAAGTATTATGAGGCTTTTAAACAATCTACAAAAATCTCCTCAAATGCATTCAATTCTTTTATTTTTGATTCCATTTCCTCTATACTTTGCGTATAGAAAGGGATGATCCGAGATGATGCTGACTAAGAAGGTCCGTTTGATCGTTACAGACGAAACTTCCAAACTCTACCAAGCAGCAGGCGTTGCTCGTTGGGCTTACAACTACACGATCCGGATGCAGGAAATGAACCATCGCTTCGGTGGGACGTTCATCAGCGATAATGATCTGCGCAGGCACATCACCAAGATGAAGAAGCGCAAGAAATATGCCTGGCTGAACGACGTGTCCAACAATGTCGTGAAACAAGCTGTTAAGGATGCCTGCAAAGCCTACAAAGCCTTTTTCAACGGGCAAGCCCAGCAACCACGTTCTGTTGGAAAAAATCGGTTGGGTGAAAACCAACGAACCTTTGCCCGTGGACTGCAAATACTACAACCCGCGCATCAAATTCGACGGCAAATATTGGTATCTGACGGTTGGCATCGAGGTGAATCCGGTAAAAGTTAAATTGGATGGTCGGAATGTCGGGGTGGATATCGGCATCAAGGAGTTAGCTGTCACCTCCGATGGCGTTTTTTACAACAATATCAACAAGACAGCCTCCGTGAGGAAAGCGGAGAGACGCCTCAAGAGATTGCAGCGGCGTGCAAGCAAAAAATACAAAAAAGGAACGCCTAAATCTAAACATCTCCTAAATCTAGAAAGTGAAATCCGAAGGCAGCACAGACGCTTAGCCAACATCAGAACCAATCATGTCCATCAAACAACAGCGGAGATCGTGAAATCCAAACCCTCCCGCATTGTGATGGAAACGCTGAACATCCGCGGCATGATGAAAGACAAGCATTTGGCTAAGGCGGTCGCAAATCAGAAACTCTATTTCTTCAAACAATGCCTGCAATACAAATGCGAACTAAATGGCATTGAATTTGTGGAAGCAGACCAGTGGTTTCCGAGCTCCAAGTTGTGCAACAACTGTGGAACGCTCAAAAAGGACCTGAAACGCAGTGACAGGGTCTACCACTGCGCGTGCGGCCACCATTGCGATAGGGATCTGAACGCAAGCTATAATCTGAGGGATTACCAAGCAGTCTAACGGTAGCTCGGATATGTACGATTCGTTGCATCGGAATTTACGCCCTCGGAGTGCTGCATCAAACGAAAGTAGTCCGTCAGGACCAAATCGGGCACGAAGAACAGGGAAGCAAACATAAACTAGATTTAGTTAGATTTATGGCAACGGTGGACTGATGCAAAAAACATTCACAAAAACACAAAAATTGACTTTCTCAGCGATGTATATCGCTATGTACATCGTCATCATGGCTCTGACGCAATCTTTCGCTTTTGGACAATATCAAATCC contains these protein-coding regions:
- a CDS encoding helix-turn-helix domain-containing protein, with the protein product MMLTKKVRLIVTDETSKLYQAAGVARWAYNYTIRMQEMNHRFGGTFISDNDLRRHITKMKKRKKYAWLNDVSNNVVKQAVKDACKAYKAFFNGQAQQPRSVGKNRLGENQRTFARGLQILQPAHQIRRQILVSDGWHRGESGKS
- a CDS encoding transposase, coding for MKTNEPLPVDCKYYNPRIKFDGKYWYLTVGIEVNPVKVKLDGRNVGVDIGIKELAVTSDGVFYNNINKTASVRKAERRLKRLQRRASKKYKKGTPKSKHLLNLESEIRRQHRRLANIRTNHVHQTTAEIVKSKPSRIVMETLNIRGMMKDKHLAKAVANQKLYFFKQCLQYKCELNGIEFVEADQWFPSSKLCNNCGTLKKDLKRSDRVYHCACGHHCDRDLNASYNLRDYQAV